The stretch of DNA CGACGCGCATCAGCACCAGCACGGCAGCGGCTTTGGGGCCGACCGAAAAAAACGCGGCCACCGGCACGGGCGCGGCTTCGTAAGCATCGGGCGTCCAGACGTGAAACGGTACGCCGGCCAGTTTAAACAACAGCCCCGCACTCGTCAGCAACACGGCCACTACCGCCACCGCCGACTCCTGCCGGGCCAGTTCGATTCCAAACGCGTCGGCAGTAAGGTCGAGCGTACCGGTCATGCCATACAGCAACGACATGCCATAGAGCATAATGGCTGAACTTACCGCCCCAAACAACAGGTATTTAATACCGCCTTCCGATGCTTTCCGACTGGCTGTCAGGGCCGTGAGCAGATACGAACAAATCGACACCAGTTCAACGCTTAAATAGATACTAAGCAGATTGACCGAGATCGTCATCAAAAACAGCCCCAGCGTCATAGCCACCAGCAGGGCGTACCATTCGGAGGGCAGTCTGCCCTCTCCCTCACCCCCGGCCCCTCTCCCAGAGGGAGAGGGGGGAAAGCCATCAGAGCGTTTTGCACCCCTCTCCCAGAGGGAGAGGGGCCGGGGTGAGGGAGGAGCCACTCATATGCCACCACCAGCGTAGCCGCCAGCGCAATCACAACCTGCATGTACAGTGCCTGATTATCGACAAACAGCAGCCGCATAAACAGGTAGCCGCGCCAGGGCAACACCACCGCCCACACCCCGCAACCAGCAGCATCAACAGACACAGCATCGCCAGCGTTCGACGAGCTTGGTTCTGCGAACTACGCAACAACAGCAATTCGGCCACCAGCAGCCCGCAGAAAGCTACCGATAACCAAATTACCGGGCCAAATCCGCCGAGACTGCCGAGAATGTCGCGAAGTTGATCGAGGAGAGACAAATTAGTGATGAGTGATGAGTGATGAGTGATGAGTGATGAGTGATGAGTGATGAGTGATAAGTGATGAGTGGGCTGGCGCAGAAATACTCATCACTTATCGCTCATCACTCATCACTATATTAAACGATACCATCCCGGCCTGGCTGGCCTTCGTAGCTACGGAGTTGTACGGGCGGCTGGGTTTTACGCAGGCGGATGTTGAGGAACTCAACCAGCAGTGAGAAGGCGATGGCGAAGTAAAGATAGCCTTTTGGTACTGAGCCAACTGGCTGGTTAAATACGATCACTTCGGAGAGGTGTGCGCCCTCGGCCACGAGCATGAAACCGATCATAATCAGGAATGCCAGACCGAGCATCTGAATGGTTGGGTGTTCGTTCACGAAACGGCCCACCGGCCCGGCGAAAAACATCATGACTACCACCGACAGAATAACCGCAATCATCATTACCGTCACGTTTTGCGTCAGGCCAATGGCCGTCAGAATCGAGTCGATGGAAAAGACGATGTTGGTGATGGCAATCTGGGTCACTACACTACTGATAGTGGTTTTGCCTTTGACTGGCCCGGCGGCTGGGTCTTCGGGTACGCCTTCGAGTTTGTGGTGAATCTCCGACGTGGCTTTGTAGAGCAGAAACAGCCCCCCGGCAAACAGAATCAGGCTTTGGCCCGTCAGCGCGGCTTTGAACCAGCCTGAGTCGACGTGCGTGAAGGGCTTGCTGAGCGAAATCACGAACGAAATGCCCATCAGCAGCAGCAGGCGGAACGCCATAGCCAGAATCAAACCGATGTTACGGGCCTTCGCCTGGTCTTCGCGGGCCAGTTTGTTGGCCGCAATGGAGATGAAAATAATGTTGTCGATACCCAGAACGATTTCCAGGAACGTCAGGGTCAACAGGCTGATAATGGATTCAGCAGTAAAAAGCTCGCTCATACAATAAACAAAAGGTTGCACAAAACTACCGGCTGCGGACCGGGTGTGCAACCCTTTGTTCAGGAAACAACTGCTAAGCCGTACAAATGGTTGGCCGATGGCCTGAACGGTTATCGAACCGACTCGTCTGGTTTCGCTACTTCATCGGCGGCTTTGCGGAAGGTGCTGCGTTTGCTGGCAAGGCTGTTACCGTCTTTAATCACCCGTGCGGCCCCCACCGGAATCAGTTCATCGTTCGGGTCGGTCTTGCTTTTCATCAGCAGCGTTGTGTAAAAATCCTTGATGCCGTCGGCGGTCACTTCGCCCGAAAAAATACGCACCTGCTTGGCCGTAGCCGACCCCGATTTCAAATCGATTTCGGCGAAGAAGGTAAACTTGTTGCCATTCCCCGAAATAAACCCGCCAATGCCTGACCCGGTTGTGCTGGTTCCGGTTTTCAGATCGACTTTTGCCGACTGGTCGGCGTTGTTCTGTGCCGAAAAGCGTAATACCAGGTCCGTGAACGTGTCGCCCACTTTGTAGCTATCGCCATCATACGGGCTGACCAGCGTGTGTGGTGCCGATATGAAGACGCCTTCGATGTTGGGCGGCTGCGAACCTTCGTTGATGAGCATCCCGCGCGACCGCAGTTTATTGATGTCATCCTCCGAGATAATATTCTGAATGTTGTTCGAGAAGCCCTTCGTGGGGTCAACCTCGTCTCTTTTGCAACCGCTCAGGCTGAGCAGGCATAGGGCCGTAACGGCCAGTAATGAACGCAATGATGTGAACATGATAGGAATCGATTTATAGAGTTCACCAGCTTGGTCGTCTGAGTAGCAGATGAAAGAAACACGCATTGAGCAAACGGTCGACTGCTACGAGCATCATTACTTCGAGTAATAGCATTCGTAGAAAGAAACTGCCAGTTCCTGATTAATTTAGGACCCGCATTAATTCGTGACCGCGTGAACGACCCGAACCTTACCCCCTCTACGCTCAATTCCGACGAGCAGCAAAAACTCCACGACCTAACCACCCAAAGCTGGAATCTCGAATTAGTGATTTCGGGGGCGGCTCTGTTCGCGACGCTCCAGATTCCCGCCCTGCTGAACGAGGGGTTCGATTATTTTCAGTACAACCTCCTGAGCCATACGTCGGGAGCGCGGGGTGTGTTCCCGGTGCTGGTTCTGAGTATGATAAAAGCTACCTGTTATGTACTGTTTCTGGCCTTCCTGGTCAACTTTGTAATGCGGGCGTTTTGGGTGGGGCTGGTAGGTCTGCTGGCCGTGTATCCGGCAGGCGTTCAGTACGACCGGCTTCCGCTCTCAACGCCTTCATCCCGCAAGCGCATGGCCGACGAACTGGGGCCACTCGACCGCTATATTCTCCAGCTCGACCGGCGGTGCAACGTGGTGTTTGCCGTAGCTTTTCTGTTGGTTATTTTCCTTTTTCTGATAGCAACAGCCTATGTGTTTCTTCTGGGAGGCTATTCGGTTCTACAGGCGTTTGTTCCAGTTTCTGTTCTGAATGGAATCAAAATAGCGTCTCAGATAGCGTATGGCGTTTTTATGCTGACGGTGCTGTTGGTAATGATTAAAAAGGTGCGTGAACATCCCATTGGCGAGAAGGTTCATGGTGCAATGATGAGCGGGGGTAAACTGGCCTATCTGGGCATGTACAAACCTTATTTGTTTATTTACAACACGTTCTCCAGCAACATACCCCGAAAACAGCTTACCCAATATGCATCGGGCGTGGTGCTCGTGCTGTTTGCGTTTATTGTCGTGGAGGTATCTTCCGATGTAGGACGCATCAGGCAGGGAGCCAGCCTTATCAACCAGCGTCACCTGTTTTCGACCCGCGTGGATAGCCTTCTGTTCGACCCAAACAGTTATGACAATCAGCGCGACCCCAGCATGTTCGTAAGCGCGGCCTCTGTACAGGCCGACGTTATCCGTGACCCCTACGTGCGGCTGTATGTCGCTTATCCCAAAGCTCTCGATACACTGCTGACTGAAGCAGCGAAAGAACCCATCTGGAACGATAGTCTCTCGCTTGAGGAAGGGCGTCGGCGACGGGCCGAGTGGAGCCACAGCCAGATTGGTCAACTGCTCCAAATCCACGTCAACGACTCGCTTTACAAACAACCCGATTTTCTGTTTACCGAATTAGGCGAACACCAACAGCGCGGCTGGCAAACGGTGCTCATACCGACCAACCTGAAAACAGGCAAAAACCTGATTCGTGTCAGTGTGAAAACCACGGTACCCAACCATCCTGAAGAATTAGCCGCCATTCCGTTCTGGTACGTGCCAGAGAAGTAGGCACCCCACCCCCGTCCCCTCCCCGGAAGGGAGGGGTGAAGCCTGAAAAGCTTCGCGTTACTCACCCCTCCCTTCTGGGGAGGGGTATCACTTATGCCGTATCTCAATCAGCACCGGCACAATACTGGCTGAGATGCCGGATTTCACGGCAAACGCAATCTGCTCATCTTCGTATTTCACCTCGTCGGGCTGTACCAACTGATCGCCCAGTACCTCATTGATGCGTTTGTCTATCGGGCCGCGTTTACGGTCGAGTGCTTTAATCAGGCCGTCGGGATTGAGCGGGCGTTTGGCGAACAGAATCAAGAGGTAATCGCTGGTTTTCGAGCTTTCGATGACTACCGACGTTTTTTCGCCGGGATACACAATCGTGGTGTTTGGCCCCAGCAGTGGGCTGGTGAGGTCGTCGAACGGAAAAAGTTTGTCAAAATCGCCCCGCTTATTCACGGTCAGGGCATAGACGTATGCGTTCTCGGAGTTGGTCAGGTAAAACTTAAAGCGGGTGCCGCTGGGGTAGATAGTAGTTGTTCGATACGCCCGCAGCGTAGTTGGGGCGGCTTCGTCGGCTTCTACTTTTAGTGTCCGCATCGCCTGCCGCGACATGGCCATCGTGGCTCCGTCGTTAAGCCGTAACTCTGCCGAACCCCGGCGCGTATCAGGCCGGACGCCCGTGTTCAGCACCACCGACGTGGGCGTAGTTGCCGACGCCGTAACGGGTTCAGGAGCCGATGCCGTTGCGGTGCTATAGACCTGAAATGCATTCAGCACAAACTTGCCGAAATAGCTGTAGGGTATCCAGCAAAAGCCTTTTTCGCCCCATTTGGTGTTCCAGCTATTCACAATCCGAAATGCCCCGCCGTATTGTTTGTCGCTGTAGCCGATGACACAAATAGCCTGGTTATACAGCGCGTCGCTTATTTTTTCATTTGGCGCGGGTTCCCAAACGGCCCGCACTTCCTCGAACGACAGCGGAGCACCAATGCCCACCACCACGGGGTTGCCTTCTGACAGGGCTTTTTTCACGGCCAGCACTTTCTGATCGGCAGGAGCATTGGCGGCAAACAACTGCTGGTAGTCGCCGATGCGAAATTTGGCGGCTTCCTGCACCGCGTTGGCCGGAATTTTGGGCGCACACTGTGGATACGACAAGGTTCGCAAACGCGGCACACCATCAACTTTCAGCACGTCGAGCGCTTCTTCGATGGTGCCGCCCTCCTGGCAGTTTACGTCTTTGGGGTCGCGGATTTTGTCGTACACAAACGTCGGCGAAAAACGGGCCTGATCGAGTTGGGCCTTCTGGGTCATGTTCTGTTCGCGGCCTTCCATGATGGTTCGCAGGTAGTAGGCCGTAGCGAAGGCCACCGATGTTTCCTGTTTACCCTGATCGCCCACGCTGGGGCAGAAGGCTTCATACGACACCTCGGCGGGCAAATTGGCAAACGAGCGCGTTGCCAGCGGGGCTTTGGTCAACACCGTCAGCGAGCGCGTCCGGTTAATTTTCAGCCCACCGGTGTATTTGCGGGCGGGCGGCTCCTGTGCGTTGGCCGTTAGCCATACCGACAGCGCTATGAGGAAAAGGGTTGGTTTCATGATGTTATTCTTTTTCTAACTTCACACTTACTGGTTTTTTTAGCTGGATACTGAGCGCACTGCCACCCGTTGCGCCCACGTCGAGACCGGGCGTGTTGGCCTGCACCCGGAATGTCATCAGGCCATCGTTCGTATCAATCTGGTCTTCAGCAGTGGTTTTGTCGGTGTAGTTGACGCGCCAGGGCGTTCGTTCGGGCACCGATAAGCCTACGATTTTGTAGCCGGGCGGGGCCGTGTACACCTCCCGACGGTCGGTTACTTTGGCGAGCGTACCGGCGTTGGCTCCGCCCGTCTCGAAATACACGGCCAGCATCACCTGCTTTTCTTTCACAATCATGAACTGTACCGACGCGTTGACTTCGGGGTTATTCCGGCCAAACTCACCACTGCCACTAATCAGCAACGGCTTGAACGGCCCGAACAACCCGGCATTGATGACCGGCCCCACAGGCGCGGCAGGTTTGGCTCCTCCCCCAGCGGCAGCGGGCGGTTTGGGTGGCGCAGGTGCCGACGCCACCCGCTCTATATCATCCCCGGTTCGGGCAAGAGCCGCCAGCAGTTCGGCTTTTTTGGCGTCTAACTGGAGTTTCTGGGCGTTGAGTTGCTTCAGGTCGTCGTTGCCGTTCTTGCGGGCGTTTTCATACTCACCAGCCAGTTGCCGGTAGCTGTTGGTGACAACCACAAACAGCACGTTCGGAAACTGCTGATCGAGGGCCGTAGTGGTCGTGAAAAAGTTGCGTAACCAATTGTCGGTCAGCGGTGCGCCCTGCTCCACGCTCGTCAGCATTTTGTCGGTTCCGGTCAGTTGTCGGCGGTAGGTCACCATCTCCTGCACGGTCTGGTGCTGCTGCACGGTGGTGAGTTGCGGAATCAGCACTACCGACAGCCAGCAACAGGCTGTAATGAGCAGCAAAAGGGCCGCATACAGCCCCAGAAACTGGCTCCATCGGCGGGTTCGTTCGGCGTGGTTAAGTGGTTTCATGTTTGTTAGTGATGAGCGATGAGTGATGAACGATGAGTATTTTTAGTGATGAATGTTTCTCGCGTCAGCTACTCATCACTCATCGTTCATCACTCATCACTATTGTTGCGCTGCTTTGATGGCTCGCATACTTTCGAGGCTCGACTGCTTCAGCATGAGTTGGGTTTCCAAACTTTGTATATCGGTTTTCAGCGTGGCAATCTGGTCGGTGAGTTGTTCTTTGGCGTCGGCCTGGGTTTGGCGGTCGCTGGCTTGCAATGCCACAATGCCGAGCATTTTGTTATAGTTGCGGCCCGTAGTCTGGGTCAGCAGCCGAAACACGCTGTCGGCCTTGTAGCCCTTTTCCATGCGCCCGATAGCCTCTTCCTGTTTGAAACGCAGGGCCGAAAACTCGCTGGGTTTTTCGGCAGGGTCAGTTTTTTTCAACTGCTGGTGCAGACTGTCGGCCTGCGCCACGTCGCCCAGAAACAGGTCTTCCTGCTCTACCGACGTAGCCTTGCCCCTGCCCGACCGACCGCCAAACTGACTGTGCATGAGCGCACCGATGCTGCCCGCCAGCAACAGGGTGATTATCAGAAATTTGAGTAGTGACGTGTTCATATCCTTTGAGTTAAAAGTGAAAAGTGAAGAGTGAAAAGTGCTATTACCACTCTTCATTTTTCACTTTTAACTTTTCATTTCTTATTTCCCCCAGAAACTAATCTTGTTCGCGGGCTTGGGCGCGGGGGTGTCCTGCCGGTCTACGAAGAATTCGTCTTTGTCTTTCTCGACGTAATTCAACTGGCTCAGTTTACCATACAAGGCAATTACGACGTCGCACAGCCGCCCGATAGCCGCCAGCAATGGCTGACAATCGGCATGGTTGTATTCCAGATCGAGTACGTCCTGCATGGCGGTTTCAAACTGCACGGGGCTGATGCCGCACCAGTTCTTGAAGTAGTTGAACATGGCCTCTTTCTCGCGGTCGGGCGTACTCCGAATCATGAGCGTAAGCGACCGGGCAAACCGCATCCCGAACTCGGCCACCAGCACCGGCGATTCCTGACTGCCCCGTAACTGAAAGCTGTCGAGGTTGTCGGCAATGGTGCGGATGGTAGCCTCGGCCAGATAACCGATGGTTGTTGCCAGCAGGTTGGCCTGCCCGGAGCGGGCGTTGGTTCGCACCCGCACCACAATGGCCGTAGCATAACTCACGATCTCGCCCATGCGGCTCCCGATGCTCAGGTACTGCTGCTGCATGGCCGGCAAAACGCCCACCATACGGCAGGGCGGCAGATACTCCGCCGACAAACTGAACACCCCGTTCGCCAATGTCAATCGACCCACCGGCACATGATAAGCCGCTGACAACGCCCCCGCCAGTGCCGATTCTGGCACCGCACTTAGCCGATAGGCAGGCATTACGAACGGGTAACGCAGCGGCACCTCGTCGGGGTCGGGCTGACCGTAGGGTTGCGGTTCAAACGGATTGACGCTGACCACCGCATAGCCCACCGACTGTCCCAGCCGGGTCCACTCGTCGCGGGCATCGCTGAGAGGCAATCGCAACGCAGGCTGGGCCGCGTCGAGTTCGATGCGTGCTCCGCCCGGTGTGATGGCCCGGCACACGCTCAGGGTTAGTTCCTGCCCGTCGCAACTAAGCACGAGAGGGCTGGCATTGCCGGGTGTGGGTGGCAGCAAGCCATAGTTCAGGTTGTTGAGCAGCAGCCCGCCCAGATCGCGGAGGGAATCGTGCAGCGCGTTGTCGTGGCAGACCAGGTGCGTCCGGCCTATTTTCATGCCGTCGGCCCAGTATACCGGCCAGTGGGTTCGTTCGGGGAGCATAGACGTGGGAGTTATTCGGTACTGACGAAACTGCGGGCAATGATGGTGTCGTTGGCGCGGATGCCGTTGCGGGTCAGGGTCAGGGCGGGGTCGAGAAACTGTTTTCGCAACCCGCCCCACTGCGATTTATAAAAGACCCAGCCCAGCAAACTGCCTTCATGATTATGTTCGTGATACAGAATGGGTTGTTCTGGATTTTCTTCGTTGTTGTGCGAATAAATCATGTAATGGAACAGGTCGTGCAGCGTCCGGTCGATGGGGGCTTTCACGGTGTAGCTCGCCATATCGGGCGTGCCAGGCTGTTTTGTTACCCGGAAGTTGAGCCGAACGGTATCGTTCAGTTCAATGAGCGGCACGGCCCGGTCGACCGGATAGAACCATTTGCGGTACACGCGGGGCGGAATCGCGAGCCAGGCGTTGTAGGCATACACGAACAGCACCGGCAGCAGAAACGGCAGCAACCCCCAGGCTAATGCCGGCAGAAAGCGGTCGGCCCGTTGCAGCGTCTGGAACAACCCCGTGAACGCGCCCGCAATCAGCAGCAACATGGCACCGGCCAGCAGCAGTTCGGTCCAGAAACCGCCTTCCATGGCATAGCCAAACACGCGCCGGGATGCCAGCAGATGTGCCACACCCAGCAGCAGGGCCAACACTTCAATCCAGTAAAACACAGTTACAAGCGATTCGGAGCGCGAAAAAGCCGCGCCCAGCCCGGCAGCAATGGCAAGGGCCGCAACCCCGTACATCGCCAGTTTTTTCGTAAAAATTTCCTTCGCCGAGTGGCGCATCGCCAGCCCGATCAGGCACAGCACGGCTATGACGAAGTACAGCGAAACAGTTAAGATGACGTCGGTTTTCATAGAGTTCTCAGCATAAAACTTGCCCCCTTTGTCGCAATCTGGCCTGAATGCACAAACGCTGATTGATGGAACGGTCAACCGGCGAGGGCGGTGGTCAGGCCAAGCCGCCCGGCGGTAGGGTCGTCAGACAGGCAAAAGCCGTTGGATTCGGGTAAAACGTGCAGGTGCCAGTCGGCGTCGGCAGGAAACAGGTAGCCCGCCAGCATCGCTACGTGTTTGCGGGCGATACCACCGGGCAGGTAGGCAGGCAGTTGCCGGGCCGACAGCGGGCCGATACGAATATCGATTTGTCCCCCATCGTCGGGCAGGCTGGGCGGGGGCAGCACCCAATCGAAACCGAGCCGGGTGTTGCCTAACCGGGCTGGTTGCCAGTTCGTGGACGTCGATTCGGCAGGTCGTTGGTTTCGGTGTTGCAGCGTTACGGGTACGCCCAGAAACCGGCTGAAATAAACCGCCGTTCGGGGCCAGTTTCCCACCGTCTGATGGGCATTGGTCCAGATTGCCAGCAGGCAGGCTCGTTGCAGGTCGGGTAGCCCCTCGGCGGCTTCGCCCAGCAGATAATTATAGAGTTCGGTCCAGACGGGGCCGGTAATTTGGGTTAGGCTTTCGTTTTCCTGCGCTTCGATCTGCACCCGCTGCCGCCAGCTTTCCTGCTCGAAGGGTTGCCAGAACAGCCGACTGTCGCGCTCTTCCTGCCGCAGCCGTCGCGACTCATCGACTAATGCCTGCGCTCCGTCGCGCCGTTGGCGGGGTGGGTGCAGAATGCCTTCGGGCAGCATGTCGTACAACCCTTCCCGGCTCACATCGACCTGCAAAACCGGCGCAGTCAATTCATCCGCCCGAGCATCGGTCTCCAAGCCAGGTCCTGGAACCGCTGCGCTGCTATCGAGCACGTCGGGGCTAAACGGGCGACTGAACAGGCTGCGTAACCGCACGAGCCAGATGCGTTTTTGCCGGGCCAGCCACACCTCGGCCCGCACGTCGAACAGCAGGTTTTTTTTCATGGTACGGTGGAGTTTACGTCAGCCGGAAACACGCGCAGCGGCAGCACCCCCGCCCATTGCCCATCGAGCAGCGCGGCCACCTCCCGGCAAAGCTGGGCCTGTTCGTCGGGTAGCAGCCGCGCTCCGGGCCGGAACGACAGCCGCACGTCGAGGGTTCGGGTTAGCCCCTGACGCGGGTCGGTTGGCACCGTTACACCTTTCTGCACCGTCACGTCGGCGATGGCATCGGGATACAGACTCAGCGCAATGGCCCGGATGTCTTCGACCGTAAGCGCGCGGCCCCGCGTCAGCAACGCCCGCCGAAACACCGGCAAACTCCCCGACGGATCGAGCCGGGCCGCACCGCCCACCAACGGACTGAGTAGCTGCATTCCCTCGCGCCGAAACAACACGGCCTGCGTATCGATGCGGGTACCGCCGGGCAATCGGTTAGCCCGCTCCGCCGACGTAGCCCAGTAATTGACAAATAGCGTACCGTTGGCCGGAGCATTGTTGATGACTAAAAATGGCGTTGGATCGGCGGCTGTGTTGGCGTTGGGCAGGTTTTGCCGGATGCGTTGCAGGATGCGCCGAATGTCTTCGACCTGCGTTTGCAGACTATCCTGCCCCAACCCTACAAACGCTACGCTTTCGTCACGCAGTTGATCGGCCATGTGGTTCACGAGTGCGTAAGCATCACGAGCATCGAAGCGACCAACGCCCTGTTGCCGCACGGCGAAGGTTCGGGCCTCGGTAGCGTCGGCACTCGTCTCGGTAAACGGTCGGTAGGTGTTACCGTCGCTGTCGGTCACGTCGGCAATGTCGAGCAAAGGCCGGTCGGTAGTCAGCGGAAACACGTTGAACAAACCTGACAGCCGAAACGTGGCCCGCACAAGCTGGCGATTCAGCACCGGGAAGGCGTTCAGCACGCAGTCGGTACGGGTCAGCGTATCGGTTCCAAACACAGGCGGCAGTTCCACCCGTAGCCAGGTCATGGGCGGCAGACCGGGTAGTACGGTCTCGAAGGCATTGGCGAGGGGGGCAGGGGTAGGCAACCCCGGCTGACCAGCCAATCCTGCGCCCGTCAGCGTGATAAACTGCGACCGATAATAGCGTAAAGCGTGCTGCTCAATCGTGCGGATGAGTTCGGTGGGTGCATCGTCGGGCAGGGGGCCGTAGCCGGTTGTGAACGGCAGCGGGCGGTCGCCCACGAACCAGCGGCTCTGGGCCATTGCCTGCGCGTATTGCTGAGCGTTGGGCAGGTTTTTCCAGTCGAAATAAAACCGGAGCGCATCCACGCCGGGCGAGCCCGCGTCGAGCGTGGACTCGCCGGGTAGTGG from Spirosoma montaniterrae encodes:
- a CDS encoding TerC family protein, with the protein product MSELFTAESIISLLTLTFLEIVLGIDNIIFISIAANKLAREDQAKARNIGLILAMAFRLLLLMGISFVISLSKPFTHVDSGWFKAALTGQSLILFAGGLFLLYKATSEIHHKLEGVPEDPAAGPVKGKTTISSVVTQIAITNIVFSIDSILTAIGLTQNVTVMMIAVILSVVVMMFFAGPVGRFVNEHPTIQMLGLAFLIMIGFMLVAEGAHLSEVIVFNQPVGSVPKGYLYFAIAFSLLVEFLNIRLRKTQPPVQLRSYEGQPGRDGIV
- a CDS encoding C1 family peptidase, with amino-acid sequence MKPTLFLIALSVWLTANAQEPPARKYTGGLKINRTRSLTVLTKAPLATRSFANLPAEVSYEAFCPSVGDQGKQETSVAFATAYYLRTIMEGREQNMTQKAQLDQARFSPTFVYDKIRDPKDVNCQEGGTIEEALDVLKVDGVPRLRTLSYPQCAPKIPANAVQEAAKFRIGDYQQLFAANAPADQKVLAVKKALSEGNPVVVGIGAPLSFEEVRAVWEPAPNEKISDALYNQAICVIGYSDKQYGGAFRIVNSWNTKWGEKGFCWIPYSYFGKFVLNAFQVYSTATASAPEPVTASATTPTSVVLNTGVRPDTRRGSAELRLNDGATMAMSRQAMRTLKVEADEAAPTTLRAYRTTTIYPSGTRFKFYLTNSENAYVYALTVNKRGDFDKLFPFDDLTSPLLGPNTTIVYPGEKTSVVIESSKTSDYLLILFAKRPLNPDGLIKALDRKRGPIDKRINEVLGDQLVQPDEVKYEDEQIAFAVKSGISASIVPVLIEIRHK
- a CDS encoding TssN family type VI secretion system protein codes for the protein MKTDVILTVSLYFVIAVLCLIGLAMRHSAKEIFTKKLAMYGVAALAIAAGLGAAFSRSESLVTVFYWIEVLALLLGVAHLLASRRVFGYAMEGGFWTELLLAGAMLLLIAGAFTGLFQTLQRADRFLPALAWGLLPFLLPVLFVYAYNAWLAIPPRVYRKWFYPVDRAVPLIELNDTVRLNFRVTKQPGTPDMASYTVKAPIDRTLHDLFHYMIYSHNNEENPEQPILYHEHNHEGSLLGWVFYKSQWGGLRKQFLDPALTLTRNGIRANDTIIARSFVSTE
- a CDS encoding type VI secretion system baseplate subunit TssG, with protein sequence MKKNLLFDVRAEVWLARQKRIWLVRLRSLFSRPFSPDVLDSSAAVPGPGLETDARADELTAPVLQVDVSREGLYDMLPEGILHPPRQRRDGAQALVDESRRLRQEERDSRLFWQPFEQESWRQRVQIEAQENESLTQITGPVWTELYNYLLGEAAEGLPDLQRACLLAIWTNAHQTVGNWPRTAVYFSRFLGVPVTLQHRNQRPAESTSTNWQPARLGNTRLGFDWVLPPPSLPDDGGQIDIRIGPLSARQLPAYLPGGIARKHVAMLAGYLFPADADWHLHVLPESNGFCLSDDPTAGRLGLTTALAG
- a CDS encoding type VI secretion system baseplate subunit TssF, whose amino-acid sequence is MLDTREQIKSRMLREAARQWGYTDAQMDTTAFDPLVDLLVGALATESERVYQAVHESRGRILERLVQLLLPEVVTGPRPAHAIMTAQALDLTAEVRREDALTARHPQTGEEVGLSAAGRFPLVNGRVTCLAAGTQLWRFDDYQNRLPIGQAPPHRRLPDYTLWIGLEMLGAPLPGESTLDAGSPGVDALRFYFDWKNLPNAQQYAQAMAQSRWFVGDRPLPFTTGYGPLPDDAPTELIRTIEQHALRYYRSQFITLTGAGLAGQPGLPTPAPLANAFETVLPGLPPMTWLRVELPPVFGTDTLTRTDCVLNAFPVLNRQLVRATFRLSGLFNVFPLTTDRPLLDIADVTDSDGNTYRPFTETSADATEARTFAVRQQGVGRFDARDAYALVNHMADQLRDESVAFVGLGQDSLQTQVEDIRRILQRIRQNLPNANTAADPTPFLVINNAPANGTLFVNYWATSAERANRLPGGTRIDTQAVLFRREGMQLLSPLVGGAARLDPSGSLPVFRRALLTRGRALTVEDIRAIALSLYPDAIADVTVQKGVTVPTDPRQGLTRTLDVRLSFRPGARLLPDEQAQLCREVAALLDGQWAGVLPLRVFPADVNSTVP